Proteins encoded within one genomic window of Candidatus Bathyarchaeota archaeon:
- a CDS encoding OPT/YSL family transporter has protein sequence MSEQERLSGFTLRSFIFSIIFCVISAIVLVYTGYISFYNPVKASASSAWTGPLSGALGAAAKEYNSGLMTYIPILMIFSLLAIIFSMVPAKWRFTKSEMAFIYSMVAATLVWVQGGYIWGQLLMQALSRPSLFLNVLGNMYPIKDTSEMLALANKFRTGGIAINWASWIMPIAITISIFCSMSLLGNFWALILNKIWVEQEDLPFPMSVPISEMINMSSEGIRRLAKEKLLWLGVVLCVAFAFSNWGNPSDPFQNTYRARDIFTIYSTNFGPAYFGIGFSLPELGLILLLPPYVSQSMAIGALIIWTVYPLVATATGFMANKPAPGQWSVFMNDFSPDSPTYRLGLAPAVCGALIGFALWPLIVNWRQLKESLTKSFKQPKNEYGDHKIAWIGMIVCAIWFIAAAIGWGVPLQYTIIVLGSAMLIHTAFARIIAESGGGWYGLIGDPVANIQGGYIGMFVLNQPETVTLPVMTLNVLYTQSYNGMNRNTPMYRINEAYAVGRQMKTRMRDLLLGSTLATIIGVTVTTVLTLWLMGTYGWMQRYPGPWFMWPSYEDPTKGSIQWGMGAVPFNPSIFIWIFGFGTLPVIALYLLRSTVGGIFLQISPVGLWSAAHYTSYITWITYLIGSLIVRLANRIGGREYYEKKIMPLGVGLLLGWGVTWLIRYSIMCWQAFILRMGFP, from the coding sequence ATGTCAGAGCAAGAAAGACTTTCCGGATTTACTCTAAGATCATTCATTTTTAGCATTATCTTCTGCGTGATTAGCGCAATCGTCTTGGTCTATACGGGATACATAAGTTTCTATAATCCAGTAAAGGCATCAGCAAGCAGCGCTTGGACCGGGCCCTTAAGCGGTGCATTAGGAGCCGCGGCGAAAGAATACAATTCAGGGCTCATGACCTACATCCCCATCCTAATGATCTTCTCCCTTTTAGCCATCATCTTTTCGATGGTTCCGGCGAAGTGGAGGTTCACAAAGTCTGAGATGGCATTCATCTATTCCATGGTTGCCGCAACACTAGTCTGGGTTCAGGGTGGATACATATGGGGACAGTTACTGATGCAAGCGCTCAGTCGCCCAAGCCTATTCCTTAACGTCCTGGGGAATATGTATCCAATTAAGGATACTAGCGAGATGCTTGCATTGGCCAACAAGTTCCGTACCGGCGGGATTGCAATCAACTGGGCAAGCTGGATAATGCCAATCGCCATTACAATATCGATCTTCTGCTCAATGTCGTTGCTAGGCAACTTTTGGGCGTTAATATTGAATAAGATTTGGGTTGAACAAGAAGACCTGCCATTCCCAATGTCCGTGCCAATATCCGAAATGATAAACATGTCGTCTGAAGGCATACGCAGACTTGCCAAAGAGAAACTCTTGTGGCTCGGCGTAGTCCTATGCGTAGCATTTGCCTTCTCAAACTGGGGTAATCCTTCTGATCCCTTCCAAAACACGTATCGGGCCAGAGACATCTTCACCATATACTCAACCAATTTCGGGCCCGCATACTTCGGTATAGGCTTCTCATTACCCGAACTGGGACTCATACTCCTGCTCCCACCTTATGTGTCCCAAAGCATGGCGATAGGCGCGCTGATAATATGGACGGTATATCCTCTAGTAGCCACCGCAACAGGGTTTATGGCAAATAAGCCGGCTCCTGGACAGTGGTCCGTATTCATGAATGATTTCTCACCAGATAGCCCGACCTATAGGCTAGGATTAGCTCCAGCGGTCTGCGGGGCCCTGATAGGATTCGCCCTATGGCCGCTGATAGTAAACTGGCGGCAATTAAAGGAGTCGCTGACAAAATCATTCAAGCAGCCGAAGAATGAGTATGGAGATCACAAAATAGCATGGATTGGAATGATTGTATGCGCCATCTGGTTTATAGCGGCGGCCATAGGCTGGGGGGTTCCGCTACAATACACAATAATTGTTCTTGGAAGCGCGATGCTGATACACACAGCATTCGCTAGGATCATTGCAGAATCCGGCGGAGGATGGTACGGGCTAATAGGCGACCCTGTTGCAAACATTCAAGGCGGATACATAGGAATGTTCGTATTGAACCAGCCGGAAACTGTTACGCTGCCCGTGATGACGTTGAACGTACTATACACTCAATCATATAACGGGATGAATCGTAACACACCAATGTACAGAATAAATGAGGCCTATGCTGTTGGTAGACAGATGAAGACAAGAATGCGGGACCTCCTACTAGGCTCCACACTGGCAACAATTATAGGTGTAACAGTAACAACGGTGCTGACCCTCTGGCTTATGGGCACATACGGATGGATGCAGAGGTACCCAGGCCCATGGTTCATGTGGCCATCATACGAAGATCCAACGAAGGGAAGCATCCAGTGGGGAATGGGAGCAGTTCCATTCAATCCAAGCATATTCATATGGATCTTCGGATTCGGCACCCTCCCAGTAATCGCTCTTTACCTCCTAAGATCCACGGTCGGCGGAATCTTCCTCCAAATTTCGCCGGTAGGATTATGGTCAGCTGCACATTATACATCATACATAACATGGATCACATATTTGATAGGTAGTTTAATCGTGAGATTAGCCAACAGAATTGGTGGAAGAGAATATTACGAAAAGAAAATAATGCCCCTCGGCGTCGGCCTACTCTTAGGCTGGGGGGTAACATGGCTTATACGATATAGCATCATGTGCTGGCAAGCCTTCATCCTCAGAATGGGTTTCCCATAG
- a CDS encoding oligogalacturonate lyase family protein: protein MVVGMAIGDVVDLEFRSFRDEVTGIEVTCLSDGFGNTMHPYFTQNFMDRAGRKILCVSDRTGWWQIYLLNLEEESMIQLSEDAFVRPHAPCLSYDGRVAYYWDGWVLKAVDTESLQGRTLYMTPNGFDPTILSITPDGRYLAFAYSESIPQSVLKGRIYSGQLERMYLRPRSVVMRFDLVKEEAEPLWGECEWISHVNISPVDPDIVLFCHEGPWHLVQRMWIVKASTHEVYPLLRQERYVERAGHEFFTESGRVATQFSRRESPNSKNWVFYDAYLNVDGSGLKMFKYRYAGPGHMHSRNERFSVGDRAFTDNSKEGRAFIGLTIYEGEEAIVKRICKHDSSWQTQNSHPHPVITPDNKNVVFSSDRKGRCNLYMVPIEA from the coding sequence ATGGTTGTTGGTATGGCGATAGGCGATGTTGTGGACCTCGAGTTTCGCAGTTTTAGAGACGAGGTTACTGGCATCGAGGTAACATGTCTCTCAGACGGTTTTGGGAATACGATGCACCCCTATTTTACACAAAATTTTATGGATCGGGCTGGAAGGAAGATTCTCTGCGTTTCAGATAGAACGGGATGGTGGCAGATTTACCTCCTCAACTTGGAGGAGGAGTCGATGATCCAGCTCTCCGAAGATGCCTTTGTTAGACCTCATGCTCCCTGCCTTAGCTATGACGGTAGGGTTGCATATTATTGGGATGGGTGGGTATTGAAGGCTGTTGATACCGAAAGCCTACAGGGGAGAACCCTCTATATGACGCCGAATGGCTTCGACCCCACAATCCTTTCTATCACGCCGGATGGGAGATACCTCGCCTTTGCATACAGCGAGTCAATTCCCCAAAGTGTATTGAAGGGGAGGATCTACTCCGGTCAGCTTGAGCGTATGTACCTAAGGCCTAGAAGCGTTGTGATGAGATTTGATTTGGTGAAGGAGGAGGCTGAACCGCTCTGGGGAGAATGCGAATGGATATCGCATGTTAACATTAGCCCAGTAGATCCTGACATAGTCCTATTCTGTCATGAGGGACCCTGGCACCTAGTACAAAGAATGTGGATCGTTAAGGCCTCTACGCATGAAGTGTATCCCCTACTTAGGCAGGAGAGGTATGTTGAAAGGGCTGGGCATGAGTTTTTCACGGAAAGCGGAAGGGTTGCGACGCAGTTCTCGAGAAGAGAGTCGCCTAACTCGAAAAACTGGGTCTTCTACGACGCATATTTAAACGTGGACGGCTCAGGCTTGAAGATGTTCAAGTATAGGTATGCGGGTCCAGGTCACATGCACAGCCGGAACGAAAGATTCTCCGTTGGCGACAGAGCCTTCACCGACAATTCGAAAGAAGGAAGAGCCTTCATAGGCCTTACAATCTATGAGGGTGAAGAAGCCATAGTGAAGCGTATATGCAAGCATGACTCGTCATGGCAGACGCAGAACTCTCATCCCCATCCAGTTATCACCCCTGACAATAAGAATGTTGTCTTCAGCTCAGACCGTAAAGGTAGATGCAACCTTTATATGGTTCCCATCGAAGCATAA
- a CDS encoding OPT/YSL family transporter, which produces MSDKWVLHNIDKFESGLTWRSILAMLYCLFVITPATLWMNLVIVGGEGFGGVVGLFLLLIFTEYSRFSSKRLTPQEATLIFGPAAIAGSGLFITLIYRAYFMQSPLPKLFNIPIEEIPSWWAPQPTFDALRARTFFTPEWQLPILVAVVADIAGYLGAFFFGLLLRELYIENERLPFPIQQIRAVAIVTLVEREEKRMEVLSWSFLVSFLYGMVLHILPTVTLALGKEARVIPLPWIDYYKIIEPVLPGGAFGLATSLIILAQGIMLPPIIVICIFAGSILRFLIINPLLVKMGWTEWANYYMGGMDITKIYQYSTLYYWLNPLIGVGLALGFVPLLLRIRTLAHQVKDILTGKISADADRISGERFPGWFMAVLFGGGILLPIIIDYLLVPEFPVWGLILYEFIFPLAIGLMSGRMVGVTGQGATIPYTGQLTVLLSGMADKTAAWFLPLRLNTGVEILTELKVCQLTRTTASSFLKMNMLAYPLALLAGLIFTQMFWALAPIPSSLFPAPAISWPISIMNQCAWITRPERFFRIPDILTWLIGYGSLIVVLNFMNMPTLAVGLAAGLQTPIPIPVTMLIGLSAGKVLARISGEKWYGENRTSIAAGLMLGEGTAIIFAVAGGLAIKAIWASPF; this is translated from the coding sequence ATGAGTGACAAGTGGGTCCTCCACAACATAGATAAGTTTGAGAGCGGGCTCACATGGCGGTCAATATTAGCCATGCTCTACTGCCTATTTGTCATAACCCCCGCAACCTTATGGATGAACCTTGTCATAGTTGGCGGCGAAGGATTCGGCGGGGTCGTTGGATTATTTCTACTACTCATATTCACGGAATATTCAAGATTTTCATCTAAACGCTTGACCCCCCAAGAGGCGACCCTAATATTCGGACCAGCAGCTATCGCTGGTAGCGGATTATTCATAACCCTAATATACCGGGCATACTTTATGCAAAGCCCATTACCAAAACTCTTCAATATACCGATTGAAGAAATACCTTCATGGTGGGCGCCGCAGCCAACATTCGACGCACTTAGAGCCAGAACATTCTTCACCCCAGAATGGCAGCTCCCAATCCTAGTCGCGGTCGTCGCAGACATAGCCGGATATTTGGGCGCATTCTTCTTCGGTCTTCTACTTAGAGAACTCTATATAGAGAATGAGAGGCTCCCTTTCCCAATCCAGCAGATACGAGCCGTTGCCATAGTAACACTCGTTGAAAGAGAAGAAAAAAGGATGGAAGTGTTGTCGTGGTCTTTTCTCGTCTCATTCCTTTATGGTATGGTGCTGCATATCCTGCCCACGGTAACGTTAGCGCTTGGAAAGGAGGCGAGGGTAATACCCCTACCATGGATTGACTATTACAAGATTATTGAGCCAGTTCTGCCCGGAGGTGCCTTCGGATTGGCTACAAGCCTCATCATTCTCGCGCAGGGGATAATGCTGCCCCCCATTATTGTTATCTGTATATTTGCAGGATCAATCCTGAGGTTTCTAATAATCAATCCATTATTGGTGAAGATGGGATGGACCGAATGGGCCAATTATTACATGGGCGGAATGGACATCACAAAGATCTATCAGTACTCAACCCTCTACTACTGGCTGAACCCATTAATTGGAGTAGGCTTAGCCTTGGGGTTCGTTCCGCTTCTGCTCCGCATAAGAACACTTGCACATCAAGTCAAGGATATTCTCACTGGCAAAATATCTGCTGATGCGGATAGAATAAGCGGAGAAAGATTCCCCGGATGGTTTATGGCTGTATTGTTTGGAGGGGGCATCCTACTACCCATAATCATCGATTATCTTCTCGTTCCGGAATTCCCAGTATGGGGGCTAATACTATACGAGTTCATATTCCCCCTAGCCATAGGATTAATGTCTGGGAGGATGGTAGGCGTTACTGGGCAGGGAGCAACCATTCCATACACTGGCCAGCTTACAGTCCTCCTGAGTGGAATGGCCGATAAAACGGCTGCCTGGTTCCTGCCGCTCAGGCTTAATACTGGAGTCGAGATCCTAACAGAACTTAAGGTATGCCAATTAACTAGAACAACAGCCAGCAGCTTCCTCAAAATGAATATGCTCGCCTACCCACTTGCCCTCTTAGCCGGCTTAATATTTACACAGATGTTCTGGGCTCTGGCTCCAATACCGTCAAGCCTTTTCCCAGCTCCAGCAATCAGCTGGCCCATATCAATAATGAACCAATGCGCCTGGATAACTAGGCCGGAGAGGTTCTTTAGAATACCAGATATCCTTACATGGCTGATTGGATATGGCAGCTTGATCGTAGTCCTTAACTTCATGAATATGCCAACATTGGCCGTGGGTCTTGCCGCAGGCCTCCAAACTCCCATACCGATCCCGGTGACTATGCTGATAGGTCTATCTGCGGGTAAAGTATTAGCTAGGATTAGTGGGGAGAAATGGTACGGTGAGAACCGTACAAGCATCGCAGCTGGGCTCATGCTGGGTGAAGGAACAGCGATAATCTTCGCTGTTGCAGGCGGATTGGCGATAAAGGCGATATGGGCTTCACCATTCTAG
- a CDS encoding M28 family peptidase — protein sequence MRKSVNIHYTLSLLILLMVLSHVSAKTCAYSEGDPAGADYARFAELFSVSNVEEHLRSLVTFSPRVTGYNGCSLAAEYIKKHFESLGLESSLHEYEVVVPVSYGASIELLDHPEVELRIYPMVPNLVSPVTTTGTLAPIIDVGDGDLRNIEGKEVNGSLLLMDWNSGWNWLQAVKFGAAGVIFVEPNSEPISVMDKWVDIPIKFLRYYMTFDDAVKLRKILSSEGQVMAHIKSKMAWEKRGASNVIAYLRGTVRADKIVMVTAHYDSYSVAPELSPGANSAVGVATLLELARVIKEVGSKYTILFVAYSGYYQNLWGAKNFVFDYFYDENSDLRSKVLMQIHLQISTETDILATNNIMGEIAESMLTLGGLPGYSYTVKVNNYVHQIMSIINRATGKSYKLVSALVGVPNDYGMSIYFPALAWNKGSDGSVLVAHGVAGLSILTVERAAYDWLPNDNLNRLNLENLRKNSMAASLLVYGIAATEGLEEYVRDFKYRNAWNTWRGRTAIFDEASNEYKPLPNALIIFSSGHSNLKYVGNIIQIEDFAKPTSSTVSIIMSDDEGRWEFTAPLGDLGPRDKIISNPERVPAYVYQAFVLDETTGEIIYAPTYGRFSWPSTNPPTITSGPEIRQYDLGWLTLGECGTLILTDLIYPNSLDTRYAGRHLQLSVEVLDAYTYVRPDFYGYFYAWHETYGIGIASIYVPPETPVMIMLRYDGLGDIPCGFLINASEEKPGGHGYKLRRGEQFIIPLSSYRIARDIYYVSSARLCELERYGLAGELLDRNEELALTLRRIEYYIAKKNYCEAFSLSYHAWAQALNNYIDVRLRYFDVIGTLPFLAILLVPFTVLFVPLIFGASGRKQIILILTVFAVTLTVFTILHPAFSLASNGPMSVVSVSIILMTMPVLLVPISKCRDSIKRLAIRVGGIHFSEISMGSASILAFQVGLENMKKRKVRSLLTFLTVILVVMAFTLFASISASRIVQPSLLQYPPSYSGIHIRTSDWIRTGGLSQTLLHYIEGRYGDEAIILPRAWKYCPAPGSSEGTEFYSYFRLYSGGKNVTYYGVLGISPEESHIRSGIEFAILWEHPDFGHSRPFHKGDEGNQVILIPSRMARELNIRVNDVVFTLQRNWTVIGIYNETILDKFRSLDDEMITPWDQRIPQQNNVHVSSAEIVIIPFSMLMQFNDVFLASIDIIPYDLSMVDDIASELFDSFHLLQFYVGYDGKVTYYSKKIIYSIIGWETQIVPILLCSLSILNIILGSVQERRKDIFTYSSIGLSPFHICFMFLAESSEFAIVGSIIGYLLAMGSIHVSRLMFPASAGPMMLNYSSTTVIYAIGITMALILISTLYPVRIASRIVTPSLQRVWNPTTKPIGDEWTIPIPFTAQNAAEAKAISNYIGEWLKMHGKGAEVFSADGLKLEEREDLILLSFIVRLEPYELGIQQSSMLILTKDAESNRWYMQIYAKRISGPNRIWKKMHLSFVDKVRRQLLIWGSLNPEQKSRYYS from the coding sequence ATGAGAAAGAGTGTTAACATACATTACACTTTATCTCTCCTTATTCTACTCATGGTGCTCTCCCATGTCTCAGCGAAGACTTGCGCATATTCTGAGGGAGACCCTGCAGGCGCCGATTACGCCAGATTCGCTGAACTTTTCAGCGTCTCTAACGTCGAGGAACACCTACGATCATTGGTCACATTCTCTCCTAGAGTGACAGGTTACAACGGCTGTTCACTGGCCGCCGAATACATAAAAAAACATTTTGAAAGTTTAGGATTAGAATCCAGCCTGCACGAGTATGAAGTAGTGGTGCCCGTTAGCTACGGAGCAAGTATAGAGCTCCTAGACCACCCCGAGGTGGAGCTCAGAATTTATCCGATGGTGCCAAACCTCGTCTCACCAGTCACGACTACCGGGACGTTAGCACCGATAATCGACGTGGGAGACGGAGACCTAAGAAACATCGAAGGAAAAGAAGTCAACGGCAGCCTTCTACTCATGGATTGGAATAGTGGGTGGAATTGGCTTCAAGCCGTAAAGTTCGGGGCCGCTGGCGTAATATTTGTGGAACCAAACTCGGAGCCTATCTCCGTCATGGACAAATGGGTTGACATACCTATTAAGTTCCTCAGATATTACATGACCTTCGATGACGCAGTTAAGCTGCGGAAGATCCTATCTTCTGAAGGTCAAGTAATGGCCCATATTAAATCAAAGATGGCTTGGGAGAAGCGAGGTGCAAGTAATGTAATCGCATATTTGAGGGGAACCGTTCGAGCAGATAAGATAGTGATGGTAACCGCGCATTACGATTCATATTCCGTAGCGCCTGAGCTCTCCCCAGGTGCAAACAGCGCGGTAGGAGTCGCAACTCTTCTCGAACTAGCACGCGTAATAAAGGAGGTTGGATCCAAGTACACGATACTATTTGTGGCATATTCAGGTTATTACCAGAACCTTTGGGGAGCCAAGAACTTCGTTTTTGACTATTTCTATGATGAAAACTCAGATTTACGCAGTAAAGTGCTGATGCAGATTCACCTCCAAATATCAACAGAGACCGACATATTAGCCACTAACAACATTATGGGTGAGATAGCGGAGTCAATGCTCACACTAGGCGGTTTACCCGGATACAGTTACACAGTCAAGGTTAACAATTACGTTCATCAGATAATGAGTATAATTAATCGTGCGACCGGCAAATCTTACAAGCTAGTTTCAGCCCTAGTTGGTGTTCCAAACGATTATGGGATGAGCATATACTTCCCTGCATTAGCATGGAATAAGGGAAGTGATGGATCAGTTTTAGTTGCCCATGGTGTTGCGGGTCTCTCCATATTGACAGTTGAGCGAGCTGCCTATGACTGGTTGCCAAACGATAACCTTAATCGCCTAAACCTAGAGAATCTCAGGAAAAATTCTATGGCAGCCTCCCTCCTAGTATATGGAATAGCGGCTACTGAAGGACTTGAGGAATATGTCAGAGACTTCAAATATAGGAATGCATGGAACACTTGGAGGGGTAGAACAGCCATCTTCGATGAAGCGTCGAACGAGTATAAGCCACTTCCAAATGCCCTCATAATATTCTCTTCAGGCCATTCAAACCTTAAATACGTTGGCAACATCATTCAAATCGAAGATTTTGCAAAGCCGACGAGCTCGACAGTTTCAATAATAATGTCTGATGATGAAGGGAGATGGGAGTTCACTGCACCGCTAGGAGATCTTGGTCCAAGGGATAAGATAATCTCAAACCCAGAGCGAGTTCCAGCTTACGTATACCAAGCCTTCGTTTTAGATGAGACTACAGGCGAGATAATTTATGCTCCAACATATGGAAGGTTCAGCTGGCCCAGCACTAATCCCCCGACGATTACCAGCGGGCCAGAGATTCGACAATATGACCTAGGCTGGCTTACGCTGGGCGAATGCGGCACACTCATCCTAACGGATCTGATCTATCCAAATTCACTGGACACAAGATACGCCGGTAGACATCTCCAACTATCCGTGGAAGTCCTAGATGCTTATACCTATGTGAGACCAGACTTCTATGGATATTTTTATGCATGGCATGAAACATACGGTATCGGGATCGCATCTATTTACGTCCCCCCAGAAACACCAGTAATGATTATGCTAAGGTACGATGGGCTAGGAGACATTCCGTGCGGATTTCTCATAAATGCAAGTGAAGAGAAACCGGGGGGACATGGCTACAAACTGCGACGTGGAGAACAGTTTATAATACCACTTTCATCCTACCGCATTGCAAGGGACATTTACTACGTCTCAAGTGCCCGTCTGTGCGAACTTGAGCGTTATGGACTTGCAGGAGAGTTATTAGATAGGAATGAGGAGCTAGCCCTTACCCTCAGGAGGATAGAATATTATATTGCAAAGAAAAATTATTGCGAAGCCTTCAGCCTCTCATACCATGCTTGGGCTCAAGCGTTAAACAACTACATTGATGTCCGTCTCCGATATTTCGATGTTATTGGCACTTTGCCCTTCCTCGCAATCCTGCTTGTGCCGTTCACGGTTCTATTCGTGCCCCTAATCTTCGGTGCAAGCGGACGTAAACAGATAATCCTCATCTTAACAGTCTTCGCGGTAACCCTAACGGTCTTCACTATACTGCATCCCGCATTCAGCTTGGCTTCTAACGGACCTATGAGTGTCGTAAGCGTCAGCATAATATTAATGACTATGCCAGTTCTTCTAGTTCCCATCTCAAAGTGCCGAGACAGCATAAAACGTTTAGCAATAAGGGTTGGTGGAATACACTTCTCCGAGATTAGCATGGGCTCAGCCTCTATTCTCGCATTTCAAGTTGGCCTAGAGAATATGAAGAAAAGAAAGGTTAGATCGCTGCTTACCTTCCTGACGGTGATTCTTGTCGTGATGGCCTTCACCTTGTTTGCTTCCATATCCGCAAGCCGGATCGTCCAACCTTCGTTACTGCAATACCCTCCTTCATATTCTGGAATACATATTAGAACTTCAGATTGGATTCGCACAGGTGGGCTCAGCCAAACACTCCTTCATTATATTGAAGGAAGATATGGCGATGAGGCGATAATACTCCCCAGAGCATGGAAGTACTGCCCCGCCCCTGGAAGTTCAGAGGGAACCGAGTTTTACTCCTACTTCAGGCTCTATTCAGGCGGCAAAAACGTGACATATTATGGTGTTCTCGGAATATCTCCTGAAGAGAGCCATATAAGATCAGGAATAGAATTCGCAATCCTATGGGAACATCCGGACTTCGGCCACAGCAGACCATTCCATAAAGGTGATGAGGGCAACCAGGTGATTCTCATCCCGTCGAGAATGGCGAGGGAACTTAACATAAGAGTGAATGATGTAGTATTTACTCTGCAGCGAAACTGGACCGTGATAGGAATATACAATGAGACGATTCTAGACAAGTTCAGGAGCCTTGATGATGAAATGATAACGCCATGGGACCAAAGGATTCCGCAGCAAAATAATGTTCATGTCAGTTCCGCTGAGATCGTAATAATCCCATTCTCGATGTTGATGCAGTTCAACGATGTCTTTCTTGCTTCAATAGACATAATCCCATATGATCTATCTATGGTGGATGATATCGCAAGTGAACTTTTCGACTCCTTCCACCTACTCCAATTCTATGTTGGATATGACGGCAAAGTTACTTACTACAGCAAAAAGATCATCTACTCAATAATTGGGTGGGAAACCCAGATAGTGCCTATACTGCTATGCTCGCTCTCTATCCTCAACATAATTTTAGGATCCGTCCAAGAGAGACGAAAAGACATATTCACATACTCATCAATCGGACTCTCACCATTTCACATATGCTTCATGTTCCTTGCTGAATCATCCGAATTTGCGATTGTAGGCTCAATAATCGGCTATTTGCTGGCAATGGGTTCCATCCATGTATCCCGATTAATGTTCCCAGCGTCTGCTGGTCCAATGATGCTTAATTACTCCTCTACGACTGTAATATACGCCATCGGAATCACAATGGCTCTAATACTTATATCGACACTGTACCCAGTTCGCATCGCATCGAGGATTGTGACACCGTCGCTGCAAAGGGTTTGGAATCCAACGACAAAGCCTATTGGAGACGAGTGGACGATTCCAATTCCATTTACCGCCCAAAACGCCGCCGAGGCAAAAGCCATCTCCAATTACATTGGTGAATGGTTGAAGATGCATGGGAAGGGCGCAGAAGTTTTCTCAGCCGACGGGCTTAAACTTGAAGAAAGAGAAGACTTGATTCTGCTATCATTCATCGTTAGGCTTGAACCATATGAATTAGGGATCCAGCAATCCTCAATGCTTATACTTACCAAGGACGCGGAGTCCAACAGGTGGTATATGCAGATCTATGCCAAGAGGATAAGCGGTCCGAATCGCATCTGGAAAAAGATGCACCTCAGCTTCGTCGATAAGGTTCGAAGACAGCTCCTCATCTGGGGTTCACTAAACCCTGAACAGAAAAGCCGATATTACAGTTAA
- a CDS encoding metal-dependent hydrolase, translating to MPSPLGHYTLAYLIHRVERRLSLPALLIGSVLPDLDIILAILTDGLWMRGLFHSIIGGGMIVAFLSIPVTVHLYPLIASLFVRMRREDLRRECGSARVIFASSLLGGLSHVLVDSTCHNYNPLFYPIVKESVDFLLLPYDWDVSYAMVEATLLTTFLIIIAFNLRREDCKGFWRRMLLG from the coding sequence ATGCCGAGTCCGCTCGGTCACTATACCCTCGCATATTTGATCCACAGGGTTGAGAGGAGGCTTAGCCTTCCAGCGCTCCTTATCGGGTCAGTCCTTCCAGATCTAGATATCATTTTAGCAATCTTGACAGATGGGCTATGGATGAGGGGGCTCTTTCACAGCATAATCGGCGGAGGGATGATAGTCGCATTCCTATCTATTCCAGTAACAGTCCACCTTTATCCATTGATAGCCTCACTATTTGTCCGTATGCGTAGAGAGGATTTGAGGAGGGAGTGTGGTTCGGCAAGGGTCATATTTGCCTCATCACTCTTAGGCGGTTTGTCCCATGTTCTAGTAGATTCCACATGCCACAATTATAATCCGCTCTTCTATCCAATTGTGAAAGAATCTGTAGATTTTCTGCTTCTACCATACGATTGGGATGTCTCATATGCGATGGTGGAGGCGACACTCCTCACAACGTTTCTCATTATCATTGCCTTTAATTTGAGGAGGGAAGATTGTAAAGGGTTCTGGAGAAGGATGCTTCTCGGCTAG
- a CDS encoding flavodoxin domain-containing protein — protein sequence MYTDVLRCLMPFSALITRKLQELRGMEIPIKIIAPSHGVIWRSNPMKIVEAYKRWSEGIHRDKVVIVYDSMWGSTTIMARTIAEGVASQGLEVKFFKLRESDVTEIVTEILEAKAVIVGSPTINNSMFPSVGAFLTYITGLRPKGKLWAFFGSYGWGKGAVRQMVDVAKQASFDVYETPLEIRYLPTSTE from the coding sequence ATGTACACGGATGTGCTAAGATGTCTTATGCCGTTCTCAGCACTTATTACAAGAAAACTTCAGGAGTTGAGAGGCATGGAGATTCCCATTAAAATTATTGCTCCTAGTCACGGGGTTATTTGGCGTTCTAACCCAATGAAAATCGTTGAAGCCTACAAGAGATGGAGTGAAGGTATTCATAGAGACAAGGTTGTGATAGTTTATGACAGCATGTGGGGAAGCACAACAATTATGGCAAGAACCATAGCCGAAGGTGTTGCGAGCCAAGGATTAGAAGTTAAATTCTTTAAGTTGCGAGAATCCGATGTGACGGAGATTGTGACAGAAATTTTGGAAGCCAAGGCCGTCATTGTTGGTTCTCCAACCATTAACAATTCTATGTTCCCGTCGGTAGGCGCCTTTCTAACGTATATTACAGGGCTGAGGCCAAAGGGAAAACTTTGGGCCTTTTTTGGTTCATATGGATGGGGTAAGGGGGCCGTGAGGCAGATGGTGGATGTGGCCAAACAGGCCAGCTTTGATGTATATGAAACACCATTGGAAATTCGCTACCTGCCCACAAGCACCGAGTAA